The nucleotide sequence GGCTGCGAGTGATATTGCTAAGGCCCAGCTGCTGAGCGCAATGACTATTGTTGTACTAAAGAGCCATTACAATCATCTTTATCACTGCTGTGTTATTCTTATCAGAAAAAGAGTCCATCAATAAGTTTTAACGAACAACTTTTATGACTTTTAGACGGACATCCTGGACGAAGACAAACGGTTGATCAGTGCTGTCGATTACTATTTCTTAGAAGATGACGGCGCCAGGTTTAAAATATCGATGCCGTATCGCCCATACTTCTACGTTGCCGCTAAGAAGGACTGCGAACGTGAAGTTGCATCGTTCTTACAGAAGAAATACGCCAGCAAGTTGGAGAAGGTGGAACTTGTTGCGAAAGAGGATCTTGATCTTGTGAGTTTCACGAAAGTGGCATTGACCATTTCTGTGGCGTAGTAGCACAACGGATCCACAAGGGGGCGTAGTCACACATTCAGGGGTCATTAGTCCTGTTTTATGCCAGAAAAAACAAATTGGGTTGACAGAAGTACGGTGAAACCAATCAAAGTGAGGCCGATTCGCTTAGACAGTGTAAGCTTCTTttggggtctccagtttcctcctactttatcTTACTAATCGTCCAATATACAGGGCTGATAATGTCCTAGTTAAAACTCTGCTTGCAGTTCATTATTCTTAACCTGAATCTTGTGTGAATTGTTAATATCTATTCCAGCATAACCATTTAGTTGGCTTGAAGAGGACCTACCTCAAGCTCTCCTTCCTAAATGTCGACGACCTCATGAAAGTGAAGAAAGAAATCAACCCCGCTGTTCGGAAGAATAAAGAACGAGAGAAAAACTCTGACTTTTACACGACCATGCTTACTGCGTAAGATATCAAGCTTTTTAACCATTTTCATAATGCAAATTGTCAATGATACAAATGCATTTACATTTTAAACTGAAATCCCAAAAGATGCAGTTTCCCTCATCTTCTAATATTGCCTTTCAGACATCTTGCCGGAGAAGAAACCGTTCAATCCTCCTCGAAGAAAATCTCCGACCAGATGGAGAACATAATCGACATCCGTGAACACGACGTCCCGTATCATGTCCGTGTGTCCATTGATCTGAAGATTAACGTCGGCCACTGGTATGCGTGTAAAGGTCATGGTCACACGCCTGAGATACGCCACAGGGAAGACTTAGTGGAACAACCGGTGAGTGGTGttaaaaacgttttataaaCCTTAAAGTACACACCAGCAGAGGACGGCGTCACTAGGCCAACAAACCCAATTAGtacctaactgtagtggcacaaaaccgctcatcctgccttggaggaggaatactccgttGAGGATAGCACCTCCCTCTGGAGGAGAGTACCTCTAAGTGCCGAGGAAACCCGGAAGAAGTTTCACTTTCTATTTATGGAGCTTATGATATCCtcaagttgacgctcagctctcacctcaatattgttttcatcattttcccGTCAGGACCCTGTTGTACTTGCGTACGACATCGAGACAACCAAATCACCGCTGAAATTCCCGGACGCTGCCTTCGACCAGATCATGATGATATCATACATGATTGACGGACAAGGCTACCTCATCTGTAATAGGTGAGTGAGAGAGCACTATTACCAGTTGTGCGTATTGGTCAAACTAGGCCTGTAAATCAGTATCATTACTCACTTCAACAAACGACCTTCACCCTAGTTTTGAACCCTGCTACACAGACCCATACTCCGTTTCACCAACCCTGACGAAGAACACAGTGTGCATCTTTATGTCGGCTATTGTTCACTCCTAGAGCATCGCTGTACGCAAAGGTATGACCAGCGCTGTCTGACGCTCTCGGTGCCAATTGGTGCCCATCAAGCATCACAAACTAACGCTCTTACTATCATACCTCTGGTCAGCAAACAGTTCTTCAAATCCTTTGAGTTGCTTGAATCTGTAGATTTTTCGAAACAATTTTCTGCTTCATTCCAGAGAAATCATTTCACACGATGTTGAAGACTTTGAATACACACCTCGGCCGGAGTTTGAAGGTCCATTCATTGTTTACAATGAACCAGATGAGATCTCTACGATCCAGAGATTCATTGAACACATCCTGGAAACCAAACCGAATATATTCGTGACGTACAACGGTGACATGTTTGATTGGTAAGCTGGAATCTGGAGAGTTTCGATTTGTCACCGAAATATACTGCATGTCGACGAATTCCATCTGTCAGTTTTAGCAATCTACATGTTGTATTCTGTTGTTTATTTGAACATAACTCATTCTCTTTTCAACTTTACTGTAGGCCGTTCGTTGAGAATAGAGCTGCCTTTCATCAGATTGATATCTTCAAAGAGATTGGTTTTCAAAAGGACAGTATGGGAGAATACAAGTCAAGACCCTGTATACATATGGATGCTTTTAGGTGAGTTCAGTCGAGACCATGTATACATATGGATGCTTTTAGGTGAGTTCAGTCGAGACCATGTATACATATGGATGCTTTTAGGTGAGTTCAGTCGAGACCATGTATACATATGGATGCTTTTAGGTGAGTTCAGTCGAGACCATGTATACATATGGATGCTTTTAGGTGAGTTCAGTCGAGACCATGTATACATATGGATGCTTTTAGGTGAGTTCAGTCGAGACCATGTATACATATGGATGCTTTTAGGTGAGTTCAGTCAAGACCCTGTATACATATGGATGCTTTTAGGTGAGTTCAGTCGAGACCATGTATACATATGGATGCTTTTAGGTGAGTTCAGTCAAGACCATGTATACATATGGATGCTTTTAGGTGAGTTCAGTCAAGACCCTGTATACATATGGATGCTTTTAGGTGAGTTCAGTCGAGACCATGTATACATATGGATGCTTTTAGGTGAGTTCAGTCAAGACCCTGTATACATATGGATGCTTTTAGGTGAGTTCAGTCAAGACCATGTATACATATGGATGCTTTTAGGTGAGTTCAGTCAAGACCCTGTATACATATGGATGCTTTTAGGTGAGTTCAGTCGAGACCATGTATACATATGGATGCTTTTAGGTGAGTTCAGTCAAGACCATGTATACATATGGATGCTTTTAGGTGAGTTCAGTCAAGACCCTGTATACATATGGATGCTTTTAGGTGAGTTCAGTCGAGACCATGTATACATATGGATGCTTTTAGGTGAGTTCAGTCAAGACCCTGTATACATATGGATGCTTTTAGGTGAGTTCAGTCAAGACCATGTATACATATGGATGCTTTTAGGTGAGTTTAGTCAAGACCCTGTATACATATGGATGCTTTTAGGTGAGTTCAGTCAAGACCATGTATACATATGGATGCTTTTAGGTGAGTTCAGTCAAGACCATGTATACATATGGATGCTTTTAGGTGAGTTCAGTCAAGACCATGTATACATATGGATGCTTTTAGGTGAGTTCAGTCAAGACCATGTATACATATGGATGCTTTTAGGTGAGTTTAGTCAAGACCCTGTAAACATATGGATGCTTTTAGGTGAGTTCAGTCAAGACCATGTATACATATGGATGCTTTTAGGTGAGTTTAGTCAAGACCCTGTATACATATGGATGCTTTTAGGTGAGTTCAGTCAAGACCATGTATACATATGGATGCTTTTAGGTGAGTTCAGTCAAGACCATGTATACATATGGATGCTTTTAGGTCAGTTCAGTCAAGACATGTTgagttgtaggcctactgatccCTGATTGTCATCATTTTCAGTGGTCAAGGATCAGTCCATTATCAAGTGATGTACCAATTAGCTCTCATAATGACTTCTTTCAGATGGGTGAAGCGTGATAGTTATCTCCCTGTTGGTAGTCAGAACTTGAAGGCCGTCGCCAAAGCCAAGCTGCGCTATGACCCGGTCGAGTTGGACCCTGAACAGATGTGTCGGATGGCTGCCGAGGAACCGCAAGTGATGGCCACATATTCTGTCTCAGATGCTGTCGCCACCTATTACTTGTACCTGAAGTATGTCCATCCATTCATCTTCGCCCTGGGGACCATTATTCCAATGGAGCCGGATGAGGTAGGACTATTTGCATAGCTGGCAGCCATCACTTCATTAAATAGTGGTTTTGCTCATTTTGTTGAGTAACCAAAATAAAATCATTGGTTTTATAGTCCGAAATCAACTCCAATCTCGGGAACTTTAGATAATAAATTGTCCATGTCACATGCAGACTTGATGACACTGCAGTGAGTGTGGGGCATTGCAGCACACACAGGTCATTGAGTCTACTGAAAGCAGATCAACCTCCTGATATAATATGATACTCAAATCGAAAATGTCACTCTATTCTTTGCAGGTTCTGCGTAAGGGTTCTGGTACCCTCTGTGAGGCTCTCCTCATGGTGCAAGCGTTCCACGCCAACATCATCTTCCCCAATAAACAGGAGCAGGTCTTCAATAAGATGACGGATGATGGACACATTCTCGATAACGAGACGTACATCGGAGGTCATGTGGAGGCGATCGAGTCGGGGGTGTTCAGGGCCGATATTCCCTGCAGGTTTAGAATGGTAAGCCTCGTTTAACTGGTGACGTAGTTACTGGAGTACCGGACTCTAGACCTAGAGATCCTGGGTTCAAATCCCTTCCGAGGTACTTAGTTCTTTCCTGTTAGTTTTAGGTGAAAACTCTGTAGGTGCTCACGATTGAAAACTCAAGGATGACAAAGTGCTTTGAGCAAACATCTCACATTGTTGTGAAAAGAGTCTGAAATTGTCTTGCAGTTGAAAGAATTCAGACCTAGCCTAATACATCAGTTTATTGTCTTCATACAAAGCAGCccactcgcacctaggcctCAATTCCCATTGTCCTACTGGCTTATCAAacattgacccccccccccccccattggccaaaaataaacataatgCATTTTCTCGCGCCAGGTACCGGAAGCTTTTCAAAATCTGATCGACAAAGTGGAAAGAACGATGAGACATGCGATCGAGAATGAGGAAAAGATTCCATTCGACACGGTCACAAACTTTGATGAAGTTTGCACAGATATCATAGAGAAGTTATCAAAGTTACGAGACTGTCCAAACAGACTTGAAAACCCCATCATATATCATTTGGACGTCGGTGCAATGTACCCGAATATCATTCTAACCAATCGACTGCAGCCGTCTGCTTTAGTTGATGAGGAGTCGTGCGCCGCATGTGATTTTAACAAACCTGGCTCCGAGTGCCAGCGTAAGATGAAGTGGATGTGGCGCGGTGATATGATGCCAGCGTCGCGGAGTGAATATCACCGCATCCAGCAGCAATTGGAAAATGAGAAATTCCCATCCGTGTTCCCTGGCGGGCAACCACGCGCATTTCATCAGTTGACAAAAGAGGAACAGGCGACGTTGGAGAAGAAACGTCTGTCGGAATATTGCAAGAAGGCCTACAGGAAGGTGAAATCGACAAAGGTGGAGGAGAGGTTCTCGACCATCTGTCAGCGGGAGAATTCATTCTATGTTGACACCGTGAGGGCCTTCAGGGACCGACGGTATGAGTTTAAAGGCCTCACAAAGGTAGAGTTGGAGAGTTTTattacaatatcatgatatgcgCCTCTTCCAATATTTTGGAGGTAACCATACCGCAGAATTGACCATATTATTTCTGATCTGTCATCTCAATCATttcgattgattgattgattgattgattgattgattgatctgattgattgattgattgattgattgattgattgattgattgattgattgatctgattgattgattgattgattgattgattgattgatctgattgattgattgattgattgattgattgattgattgattgattgattgattgattgatcgatCTGATTTCAGGTTTGGAAGCGGAAGCTGGCTGAGGCTGAAGAGAGGAAAGATGCCGTGGAGACCAAGAAGGCCAATGGTATGGCCATCCTGTACGACTCACTCCAGCTCGCTCACAAGTGCATCCTCAACTCCTTCTATGGATATGTCATGAGGAAAGGGTATGTCTTCCATAAATAATCAAATAATATGGAGTTTTTATTAGCGCTTCTCtatgtttccctgttcaaagcgATTTGGGGATATCATATTCTTACCAAGGTTCAACAGAAATCAGTCGGAGCTTTCTAATTGTTCTCaagttttcacattttttgAGGATTTTCATGTCTTTTCCACTTGAATGGGTGTAAATTTCACAACAGAAACAGAAAGATCTGTGCCCAGCTCTTTATAGAACCtggaattttcaaaattcagacCAAAAATTATTGTTTCAGACACATATTTTGCGAGTTGGGGCAAATAGTTGTAAAAATATGGTGAAATTCCATTTTCAGCGCGCGGTGGTACTGCATGGAGATGGCAGGTATCGTCTGCTACACCGGAGCCAGTATCATCACCCAGGCTCGGGAGATCGTTGAACAGATAGGTCGCCCCCTGGAGTTAGACACCGATGGCATCTGGTGCGTCATGCCGGCTACGTTTCCAGAGAACTACGTCATCAAGTCCACGTACCCAAAGAAACCCAAAACAACAATCTCGTACCCAGGTGCTATGCTCAATGTGATGGTGAAGGTAAGCTTCAGTGTAATACACattgtcgaggttggttggtcTACAGGACTGCAAAATTTCACCCGAAACGATTTCTGTAGAGTTGCATGTTCTGTTTGAGAAGTCTGGTGGAGTGATGTTATCGGCTTGTTTCCCCCCGTTTGATGACTCTCACTAACCTGCTGCTTTGTGCAACCAAACCAACATCCCCTAACAGGATTTTCATTCCCTTTAGGATTCCTTCACCAACCATCAGTACCACGAGCTAGAAGACCCCGACAAGTTGAAATACACAATGCGCAGTGAGAACTCGATATTTTTTGAGGTGGATGGGCCGTACCTGGCCATGATCCTGCCAGCATCTAAAGAAGAGGGAAAGAAGCTGAAGAAAAGATACGCTgtcttcaattttgatggtTCGTTGGCTGAGCTCAAGGTTTGTTGATCTTTCTTCAGTTGTTGGATCGGCGCCTCTTTAGCTGGTCATTCAAACGACCCAGAAACCAAGGTTGAATATGTCTGCTATGGGTCCATGTGTGTtggtttggctggccattcttGCAATAAAGCCCGCACTGGTCTCGATATTTAGCAACGCCACAAGGGCCTGTCCCTAGCAACTCGGGTGGACTTTTGACGGGGGGTTACCCCAGTTTTGTATTAGGGTTTTCTCTCTCCTATATTGTCGCATCTTTTTCAGGGATTTAAAGTAAAGAGATTGATATCATAACATGTTTTCAGGGATTTAAAGTAAAGAGATTGATATCATAACATGTTTTCAGGGATTTGAAGTCAAAAGACGAGGTGAGCTCCAGCTCATCAAGATCTTCCAGTCGTCCGTCTTTGAGGCTTTCCTGAAGGGGGCGACACTGGAGGAGACGTACGCTGCCGTGGCGAAGGTGGCTGATTACTGGCTCGATGTCTTGTATAGCAAGGTATGAAATAAACAAACTCTTAACCGCTAAATCTGCGCtggtattttattttttgtgaatttttgcGAGAAAtaagatttcagaaaaaaattgtatttttcggAATTTTttcggaatttttttttcattggaaaaaacaaagaaaatttGGTCATCGCcccaaaaattatgaaaattttgctttttaaaaaatattaccAGAAGAAAAAAGTTTTCCGTCGTTTTGGCAGTAAGTGTTTAAAATAAAAGGGTCCAAGGTTTTACCTGTGTTTGAAGAAAGTTTGGGCGTCCTGTAATATCGTTACCATACTGGTACTTGTTGCACCTGGCACTTATTATTCTAAGGTGATGTTCTTTTGTTTCTCTGGCAGGCTGCCAACATGCCCGACTCAGAACTCTTCGAACTGATCGCCGAGAATCGCAGCATGTCACGAAAACTGGAAGACTACGGCGAACAGAAATCGACGTCCATCAGCACCGCGAAACGCTTGGCTGAATTCCTCGGTGATCAGATGGTGAAGGATGCTGGTCTCAGTTGTCGATTCATTATCTCCAAGAAGCCAGATGGCGCCCCTGTTACAGAACGTGCCATTCCTCTGGCTATTTTCCAGGCAGAGCCGAGCGTTAAGAAGCACTACTTGAGAAAGTGGTTGAAGGATCCCGGCAGGAGTGATTTTGATATCCGCGCTGTAAGTTTGGTGTTTGTGTTTTGTAACTTTTGGACATCTTAAAGTTCGAGGCTGGTATCCTCTTTCTGATGCAACCGGTTGGTTAGCCATCAGCTAGTTTAATATAGGGTACAATCTGCCTGGCTTTAGGGATAGGAGTTTGGAAATGAAGAGCATCTCGTAGGCCAAAGCTAGCTGGCCCTTAGTGGTGATGCTATGATAAACAAATTGTACATGACTCTAATtcaatcttctgattggttATTTCCAGGTTCTGGACTGGGATTACTACATTGAGCGTCTCGGCGGCACGATCGCAAAAATCATCACGATACCCGCAGCGCTGCAGCAAGTTGCCAACCCGGTGCCCAGGGTCGCCCATCCTGATTGGCTGCACAAAAAACTCCTGGAGAAAAATGACGTGTTCAAACAGAAACGCATCAGTGAGATGTTCACGTCATCGGTGCGTTCGGTGAAATCCATCTTACCACCCGGACCGCCTCAGGAGGATGCTGGGCCGTCGGTTGCGGACATGGAAGATTTCGGTGTGTCTCGGCAGAGCGTGGCGACACCTATATCAATAAGTACAAAGCGCAAACGATCGAAGGCTGATGATGATTTCACGGATGCTGATATGACGATGTCTTGGAGGGAGGTCCTGGGCCCACCACCTCCGTTGGGAAAGACCAAGGTATCTATCTACCTATCTACTGTAAAACGCCTGATTTTCGTGGGCGTTTTTTTGGGCAAAATTACCAAAATAATTTcattggaaaaaccaaaagatAATCCTTCCAACAAAATTCTTagaatttttgcaaaaaaatttttgaattttttgcaaataactgattttcaaaataaattatgaaaaaaaatttttattggaaaaaccaaaagatAATCCTTCTAACAAAATTTATGAATAAAAAGTATGAAAACAACCTTCATCTGAAAATTATCTACATTGAACGGTCAAATTTAATGTTTAGGAAGAAAGAAAAGAATGGGTCGTCTATCAGAAGAAAAAGTGGGCTCTCCAGCGTCAACAGCGACGCGGCACTGCTAAGAGGCGGAAAGTCGACGATTCAAAGAACAATAACATAGGGGGCGGCACTGCAATCAGGAGCGGTCCGAATACTGGTCTTGGGAATTTCCTGCGGAAGACGGCTCAGACGGTGTTTAACATGCCGTGGCAGATTATACAGGTGAGAGCTGCCGCAAACATTCTTAAGATGATCGAATCTCTCATAGCTCAGTGTTCAATTACAATACATATCTCTCtcacaaggtcacagaggtcaaatagcgtcaTTGGCCGATGGTGGAACGTCTTGTGACCACTGGAGcaatattgacttgaaacttgacAAAATCATGTTTCACCTTTAagatttttgtttctttttcatgtAGCTTGCCGAGACGAATCAACCTGGTCAATATCGTCTCTGGGCTCTGATTGGCTCAGAGCTACACTCCATGAATCTGAACGTGCCAAGGATATTCTACGTCAATCAGAAGTCACCAAAAGAGGGCGACTCTGGTGAGATGTGGCGTAAGACATCCAAGTGTCTGCCGCGGTCGCATCCCACAATGCATCTGTACGAGTACACGGTACCAGAGGATGTCTATCAGGAACACATCAAGTGAGTGACCctttctccacaaggccatttgtcagggcagCCCACCCTACTTTGGCAGCTTATCACCCTTCCTTGGtctagaattttgtaaagggttccTTTATGTGCCCACCCAACCTTAAGTTGATGGCCACCCTACCATGTGTTGTCCTTTGAAACTGAaaccttgtatctggtgtctatgccgggACAAGCAAAGACCCCAAGATCACTAGTCAGACGCTCCTCTCTTCCACTGCACTTCAGTTTAACCTATTGTAAACATTGAATGAACTTCCAGTGAGATCAGCGCTGACCTCTCCTCACCTGACATCGAGGGAGTCTACGAGACACAGGTCCCTCTCATCTTCCGTTGTATGGTGCGACTGGGGTGTATCTGTACCGTCAGTCGGGAGCACGCCAGGATGGCCGTCGGAAGGGTAAGAATGATTGACATATTTAGTTAGGGAGAAACtaaattgattgatttgaatTGGGAAAAGTATCTGCCATGCATGAAGTTATCGTTTTATTCTGTCATTGAAATCATCGTGTTGTCTATTTCTTTCACTCATGTCAACGTGTGACTAATGTTTTTAACAGCCAGGGATGTTGAGAGCAGGCGAATGTAACATACAACACTATACACCGGTCAGATATGAGTTATCAAAACTACTTGACCAAGAATGCAGCGTCATTGAGTTTGGATTCTTCCAACCCCCGCTAACCAAGCAGAAGCAGAACACTGAATGCTCACAATGACATGTGTTTTTTACGTGTAAATCTCTCATCTCTTCCAGGATGCCGACACCTTCGACATGGACAACCTGGAGTTTAAGACGCTCGCCCAATACTCGTACCTCGAGCCCGATACGATCAACTACATCTACCTGTACCACCATGTCAGTGCGGGCAAGACTATGTTCGGTATCTGTCTCCCGGATCAGAGGAAGGGCTCCGTGGTCGTCGTCGATAAGGCCAACCAGATGTCGAACCTGACTGCTGCGTATAATGCTGAACACAGCGCCAAGTAAGTTGAGATTTCATCTTCTTATGAGGCGGTGAGAACTAGAGTCTGTGTACTCCCAGTAAGTGACATTCCATcaaagaatctatgatgggTCCATGGTAGATACACCCAAGTTCACTGGATCAAGAATTGTATGAAAGTTGCAATAATTGAATCATTTCTTTTCACAGATTGAGCAAACTCGGTAACGAGGATCTCCTGCCTCCTGCCGGCCACACATTCGAGGTGTACGTCGAGAAGGACAACAGGAGTGCTTACAGGGCGGTCCAGAAAATACTCTCCCAATGTAAGGAGAGCAGGGGGGCTGCTTACATCGCTGTGCAATCATGCTACGGTAGGTGATGGTAATATCATAGAGCTTTGCCAGTCAAGAACTTGTCAAGTATTTCGTCATCGTAGAGAGTTCCAGATAATATTATACCAGTGTGTTTTATTTCAGATGTGTCCCGCCTGTCGACGAGCATGCCGGGATTATCAGACTTTCCACTTGTGCCGATCCACGTCACCGATAGGTAGGTTTGTGGGAGATACTTCAACTTGATCATCTCAACCCTTTTGGGCCAAATTCTCTTACTAAAAACTACCCTTTTTCAATCATATTATTCTCAGGTCCAGTATTGACTGGCCTGTTCACAACTTCTGGCCCACAGCAAGTTTATGACATAAAATTGTCTTTGGGTCTGTACCTTTAATGCCGAATGAACCCTCGCTTACTCACTTGACTTAGACCCTGTTACTCCAAGTGAGCATAGGTCACCAACAACATATCTCCACTTCCTCCTGACCTGGGCCGTTCTCTCAACTTGGGTCCAGCCTCCTGTCAGTGGTGGCCATGTGGTCCTCCTGGACGCCGTCTGCCTGAACCCGGTTCCATAAGATCTTACCGTCTGTTCC is from Lineus longissimus chromosome 18, tnLinLong1.2, whole genome shotgun sequence and encodes:
- the LOC135502415 gene encoding DNA polymerase epsilon catalytic subunit A-like produces the protein MVLQNSGKYRSDKDTEWQGGESSREDASEKKYQRTLVNDEIDGKFGFERYKEPQEKVGWLINMHPTDILDEDKRLISAVDYYFLEDDGARFKISMPYRPYFYVAAKKDCEREVASFLQKKYASKLEKVELVAKEDLDLHNHLVGLKRTYLKLSFLNVDDLMKVKKEINPAVRKNKEREKNSDFYTTMLTAHLAGEETVQSSSKKISDQMENIIDIREHDVPYHVRVSIDLKINVGHWYACKGHGHTPEIRHREDLVEQPDPVVLAYDIETTKSPLKFPDAAFDQIMMISYMIDGQGYLICNREIISHDVEDFEYTPRPEFEGPFIVYNEPDEISTIQRFIEHILETKPNIFVTYNGDMFDWPFVENRAAFHQIDIFKEIGFQKDSMGEYKSRPCIHMDAFRWVKRDSYLPVGSQNLKAVAKAKLRYDPVELDPEQMCRMAAEEPQVMATYSVSDAVATYYLYLKYVHPFIFALGTIIPMEPDEVLRKGSGTLCEALLMVQAFHANIIFPNKQEQVFNKMTDDGHILDNETYIGGHVEAIESGVFRADIPCRFRMVPEAFQNLIDKVERTMRHAIENEEKIPFDTVTNFDEVCTDIIEKLSKLRDCPNRLENPIIYHLDVGAMYPNIILTNRLQPSALVDEESCAACDFNKPGSECQRKMKWMWRGDMMPASRSEYHRIQQQLENEKFPSVFPGGQPRAFHQLTKEEQATLEKKRLSEYCKKAYRKVKSTKVEERFSTICQRENSFYVDTVRAFRDRRYEFKGLTKVWKRKLAEAEERKDAVETKKANGMAILYDSLQLAHKCILNSFYGYVMRKGARWYCMEMAGIVCYTGASIITQAREIVEQIGRPLELDTDGIWCVMPATFPENYVIKSTYPKKPKTTISYPGAMLNVMVKDSFTNHQYHELEDPDKLKYTMRSENSIFFEVDGPYLAMILPASKEEGKKLKKRYAVFNFDGSLAELKGFEVKRRGELQLIKIFQSSVFEAFLKGATLEETYAAVAKVADYWLDVLYSKAANMPDSELFELIAENRSMSRKLEDYGEQKSTSISTAKRLAEFLGDQMVKDAGLSCRFIISKKPDGAPVTERAIPLAIFQAEPSVKKHYLRKWLKDPGRSDFDIRAVLDWDYYIERLGGTIAKIITIPAALQQVANPVPRVAHPDWLHKKLLEKNDVFKQKRISEMFTSSVRSVKSILPPGPPQEDAGPSVADMEDFGVSRQSVATPISISTKRKRSKADDDFTDADMTMSWREVLGPPPPLGKTKEERKEWVVYQKKKWALQRQQRRGTAKRRKVDDSKNNNIGGGTAIRSGPNTGLGNFLRKTAQTVFNMPWQIIQLAETNQPGQYRLWALIGSELHSMNLNVPRIFYVNQKSPKEGDSGEMWRKTSKCLPRSHPTMHLYEYTVPEDVYQEHINEISADLSSPDIEGVYETQVPLIFRCMVRLGCICTVSREHARMAVGRDADTFDMDNLEFKTLAQYSYLEPDTINYIYLYHHVSAGKTMFGICLPDQRKGSVVVVDKANQMSNLTAAYNAEHSAKLSKLGNEDLLPPAGHTFEVYVEKDNRSAYRAVQKILSQCKESRGAAYIAVQSCYDVSRLSTSMPGLSDFPLVPIHVTDSSSLYNVLDWQRHGVRRMIQHYLNANLTLQAMIEQSRYFHIPVGNLPKDSTLFGCDLFFARHLQKHNHVMWCSPTDRPDLGGKEADDNRLVTEPEESNIVEVNKSGAYPTICVELDMASLPINTLLESAKVNEFEGASTMSFDIMPQQSVEEMMSGQGAATSLTSYDETALCTVAFRILKSMVHGWIRDVTTYHNAFADHQIIHFYRWLRTPSSLLYEPALRKTLHNLMKKLFMQLIAEFQRLGSTVVYANFNRLILCTKKRNISDAIAYVEYITNSIRARELYHSIDITYSQCWEFLMWLDNANHGGVKGKLPNSLSQEIDEDGASQKQKRGSDDDESDNEQADDQVGQSDEPDIEMNWNLAHYLPQAGACQTNFTMVIAGYVLSVYNHLQDEHGGLTPGNTPVRRRGDSQSQTQKPTDSSTTPAAVEFSQELIKNEMTQQMFTITQKVQKKLSGGRVGGADLAAEFPQLPGSHLPLTNPALEFIKAVCKVLSLDLNITIQVDKMKRDLLRLIGVGEFSNTAEFQDPCLSYILPEVICKHCNNVRNLDLCRDPYLLQDGANMSVWSCIQCKSEYNVDDIERQLIDAVQRKSMAYLLQDLKCMKCHGIKEANMARYCKCAGDFTTTLPINNFAQNVMTFRNISRHYKMTLLQENVEWILKMNPQIKLTDINWN